One genomic region from Quercus robur chromosome 4, dhQueRobu3.1, whole genome shotgun sequence encodes:
- the LOC126722817 gene encoding S-norcoclaurine synthase 1-like, which translates to MALTPSESLEWSLPVPSVQELAIQRLDKVPLRYVRDDLDQITPSNPSLRVPLIDVNKLVNPEFHEKELQRLHSACQEWGVFQIINHGVFDESLSNMREQAQKFFDLPLQEKKRCAQKPVSLEGYGQAFVTSVKQKLPWNDMLFLKTLPFQNRNLNFWPENPQEFRYRHLAICSHDGMLA; encoded by the exons ATGGCTTTGACACCTTCAGAGAGCCTTGAATGGTCTCTACCAGTTCCAAGTGTTCAAGAGCTTGCAATCCAAAGGCTTGATAAGGTGCCACTTAGATATGTAAGGGATGACTTGGACCAGATAACTCCTTCCAATCCTTCTCTTCGTGTACCTTTGATTGATGTAAACAAGTTGGTCAACCCAGAATTCCATGAAAAAGAGCTCCAAAGGCTTCACTCTGCATGTCAAGAATGGGGAGTTTTTCAG ATAATAAACCACGGAGTTTTTGATGAATCACTAAGCAACATGAGAGAGCAAGCTCAAAAGTTCTTTGACCTTCCTTTGCAAGAGAAGAAACGTTGTGCTCAGAAACCAGTAAGTCTAGAAGGTTATGGTCAAGCATTTGTAACTTCTGTGAAACAAAAGCTACCGTGGAATGACATGCTCTTCCTCAAAACTCTTCCCTTTCAAAATCGAAATTTGAATTTCTGGCCAGAAAACCCTCAAGAGTTCAG ATATAGACACCTAGCAATATGCTCACATGATGGGATGCTAGCTTAA